ACATATTTTCCCGTATCTGGAAAGGTGAAATTCTCTCTTAACAGAACTGTTTGCCCATATAGGTTGCCGGCAGAGTTTCCCAACCATCTACCGTCGGATTCAGCCAATTTAATCTCCGAACGGATTATGCTGTCTTGAAGCTGTTTCTGTTCTATATAAAAGGAGAAGTTAGAATAAGGATAATAGGCGGTATGTCGAATATTAAAGAACAGATCGAATCGATCCTCTTTATTTTCCACCTCGACTTGGAATTGAGGTTTAAAACTGCTATCCCACAGTTGTTTGGGGATAGCAGAATTTCTTTCATAGAAGGGCCCTTCCTGACAGGAGGTCAGCAAAAGCGTAACAATAGCTATAAATACATATTTGCGCATTGGATTAATAATTAACCCTCAGAGTTATTGTCTTTGTTTCTATTATTATTGTTGTTGTTTCTTCTATTTCTGTTCTGAGGTCTTCTTCTATTTTGATTAGAGTCGTCCCCATTTTCAGCTTTTCCTTGATTTTCTCTAGGCTTGTTCTGATTTTGACCGTTATTCGGGTTCTTGTTTTCAGGCTTTGGCCTTTGAGGTTTGTTCTCAGCGTTTTGACCTTGTGCATTTTGAGCATTCTCAGGCTTACGTTTCGGTTTACGCTTTTTCTTCTTTTTGTTTCGCTCATCAAGACGAGTTAAGCTGTCCTGTCCTACCACATTTTCGTAATCTGGATTAGGAACATTTACAACCTCTTCTTTTTCAGGAACGATTAATTCCTGAGGTTTCTTGCCCTGTGAGTTCAATTCAGCAAATTCCTTAACTTGATCTACCGTCAACGGTATCCAAGACTCTGCATGTGGGTATGAAAACCACATTGTTTTCTTGAAAATATCCGTTTTCTGCAAATAAGCAACACCTGAATGTGTTTCAATGCGGTCAATATTG
The Sphingobacterium daejeonense genome window above contains:
- a CDS encoding gliding motility lipoprotein GldH, with translation MRKYVFIAIVTLLLTSCQEGPFYERNSAIPKQLWDSSFKPQFQVEVENKEDRFDLFFNIRHTAYYPYSNFSFYIEQKQLQDSIIRSEIKLAESDGRWLGNSAGNLYGQTVLLRENFTFPDTGKYVFSVGQSMRENPLRGINDVGIKIIKR